The genomic stretch ACCTTGCCACCAAGCAGGACGCGTGCAACCTCCGGTTCGGCAAGAGGCATCTTGAGCCGAATTATCTCCCTGTAACAGAGTGCTATGTCTTCCTTGTCAATCCTGCCTTCAACCAGCGGCATGTCCAGCTTGTTGCGTATGACTCCGGCAAAGCCGCTCGCATCGACAACTATGTGCGTCCGCAGTGACACCTCTTCATCCTCCCCTATTCTCTTGTAGCACACACCGACTACGCGGTCGTTCTTGATGATAGGTTCGGTCACATGGCACTCGTCAATCAACTCGGCACCCATCGATAGCGCCTCGTCAAGGAGTCTCTGACCGAATGCGAGTCTGTCCACAGTCCAGCCGTCAAACTCCTTCCACCCCCTCACGCGCATTATGTTTGCCATGTCGGGCGGATACACATCTGCACCGGCGATGACACTCGCGACCTGATTGCCTGATGGGTAGTCTATTCCTGTTGCATCAAAGTGTGACTTGCTCACTTCATCGCCACAGACCTTGAGTCCGACCTGACTGCGTGGCTTTCTCTCGAGCAGAAGCGTCTTGAGTCCCATCTCTGCACATCTTCGGGCCGCGACACATCCCGCGGACCCGGCACCAACCACTATCACATCAGGTCGTTTCAAGGCTGTTCGGCTGAACTGATTGCTGCCTACGATATAAACCCGAGGGCATGACGTGGCGGCTCAGCAGACGTAACCGTTATCTTGAAACATAGATTGGTGGTGTCGGATGCAGGTACATGTCAAGTCTGGTTGTTGTCGGTCTGCAGTGGGGTGACGAAGGCAAGGGGAAAGTCGTTGACTTCCTGTCTGAGTCTTCCGATATTGTTGTCAGGTTTCAGGGCGGGAGCAATGCTGGTCACACAGTTGTTGTCGAAGGAAAGGCCCACAAGTTCAGAGTCATGCCCACAGGGATGCTTCGTGGCAAGAAGGGTGTCATTGGTAACGGTGTCGTTCTCGACCCCGCAGTGCTCATCCAGGAGATTGAGATGCTCAGGCAGACCGGTGTCGAACCTGACCTTCTCATCAGCGACCGGGTCCATCTAGTCACGCCCTTTCAGATTCAGGTCGATGCTCTGGAAGAAGAGGCAAGAGGTTCTGCTGGTATCGGCACCACGAAGCGGGGGATTGGACCGACTTACTCAGACAAGGTGTCAAGATACGGGGTCCGCCTGTGTGATATGCTCGGCGAGTCGAGTAGAGACAGATGGGATGTTCTGCGACGGTTCTCTTTGCTAAAGACTCGACAACTAAGCGGAGGTCGAGAGACTCAGAACGCCGAAGACTCTTACTACGACTACCATGAGAAGGTTCAACTCCTCTCACGTTACGTCGGTGACTCAGGAGAGTTCCTTCACTCTGCCATCGTTGCAGGCAAGAGAGTTCTGTTCGAGGGCGCACAAGGAACACTCCTCGATATCGACCACGGGACGTATCCCTTCGTCACGAGTTCGAGCTGTGTTGCGGCCTCTGCTTCAAGCGGGACGGGGGTAGGACCAGACCTGATTGGAGATGTAATGGGTGTCTACAAGGCATATGTGACAAGGGTCGGGTCGGGTCCGTTTCCAACTGAACTCTTGGACGCCACCGGTCAGCTGATTCGGGAGCGAGGCGGTGAGTTTGGCACAGTGACAGGCCGGCCGCGTAGATGTGGATGGCTTGATCTTGTTGCACTGAAGTATGCCGTCCGGGTCAATGGTGCTAAACACCTCTGCATGACAAAGGCAGATGTCCTTGGCGGTCTGTCCCCAATAAGAGTCTGCGTGGCCTATGAGATAGACGGAAGTGAGTGCAGTTCGTTTCCCAGCAGTCCTGAGAGGCTGTCCCGTGCCGTGCCTGTCCTTCAAGACTTCCGGGGATGGACCCTGGAAGGCAGCCGAGTCATCAGAGAGATCCCTGCAGGGCTGCGTGAGTATGTGGGCTTCATTGACTCGTTTGTTGGTCGTCCGACGACCCTGCTGTCCTATGGGCCTCAGCGAGAGCAGACGATAGATCTGAATCCGTCCTAGATGTGCTTGAACTCGATGATGACAATAGAGACTATGAGTATCATCACTATGATTCCCAGAATAGGCGGCATCCAGTTGAGGAAGAGCTCAAAGTAGTGGACAATTGCGGACGGCTCAAGAGCAATGGCGACTATATGAGCGTAAGCAAGTATGAAGCCGTACACCGCAAAGAGGGGATAGAGTATCGGTCCTCCGCTGACTACGAGGAGAAGTATCAGTACAGCAAGACGGCTCTTCGTAGGATCCAGCATTGGAACAGGGATTGTCTCCTCGTCGCTAAACTGGAAGTAGTAGCTTATCAGCAGTGTAGGTCTTCTGATTCGTATCAGTTCGAGTATCTGTATGCCCATCTGCACGGAGAGCATGAGGAACGTATGAACGAGCATGTAGGCCAAGATGAGGGCATTGACAGGCGGGATGTCTTCAACAAAGAGGCGGATACTCTCGATAACTCCCAGTAGAACACAGAAGTTCAAAAACATCAGTGCGATGTGACTGAGTAACCCCGTCAAGACCTGATAGCTTGTGGGCATGTTCCGTGCGCCAGTTGTACTGATAGATGTGCCCCTAAAGACCCTTTCTCTACCATTCTCGCTCCGGAACGACTATCTTGTGCAGTCCGGACTCGATTCCTGCGACCTCTCTCTGTTTCAGGACTGTACGATACACCAGCTCGCTGAACATCTCATCTATGTTCTGTCCTGTCTTTGCACTGGTTTCGTAGTGGAGCACACCGAGCCAGTCTCCTACCATCAATCCAGCTTCTGGGGGCACCAGCCTGTCAGGTCGGTCAATCTTGTTAGCAATGACTGCCACTACTGCATTGGGGCATACTGTGTGCAGTTTCGTGAACCACTCGCCTATGTCAAGAAACGTCTGAGGTCGTGTCACATCATAGACTATCATTGCCATTGAGGCACCTGCCATGTACCGTCTCCTGAGTTCATTGTATGTTGGTTGCCCTGCCAAGTCCCACAGGACGACCCTGGCAGTGACTCTTGAACCGTCTGGCATATCGACAGCCACCGTCTTGAGTGCGAAGGTAGTGCCGATTGTCATGATGTACCGCTCGCTAAAACTCCCTTCTGTCCACCTCTTGATGCAGCTGGTCTTTCCTACTGCCCCATCGCCGAGGGCGACCAGTTTGAACATGTGGGAAACCGGCTCCGCTGTCAAGTCAGGTGAACGCCCCGCAGTCATGACTATTGAATAGCCCATGTCTGTGCATTTAATGATTCTGGCGATGTCGTCGTCAAGTTATCCGTATGGGGAAGGCTTTTTTTGGTCGTTTGGACTCTTGAGGTGGAAGCAGAACCGGTGGTTGACTATGGCCGAGCAGTTCTTGAGTCGTCTTTCGGGCATCGAGAAGAGCATAGAAGAGCTCAATGACATGCTTAAGCGAATGGTGACAATCCTAAGCACCGTCACGGAAATCAAGTCTGAGATCAGGATTGCCAAGGTGGAGACGCTTGAGGCCATAAAGGCCAAGTCTTCTGGGGGTTCCGAGGCCAAGGCAACTGAAGAGCTCGTAAGCCTGATGGTTTCAGAACTCCAGTCCATCAAGGACCAGATTGTCACATCACTTGGCGATGTCTCACAGTCGGGAGCGTCGCGGGAAGTGACAAGGGCAAGTCAGGACACACAGGCTCAGATTGAAGCCCTGGGGACGAGCTTGCGTCAGATGCTTGAGGAGTTCAAGTACGAGATTCT from Candidatus Thorarchaeota archaeon encodes the following:
- a CDS encoding adenylosuccinate synthase produces the protein MSSLVVVGLQWGDEGKGKVVDFLSESSDIVVRFQGGSNAGHTVVVEGKAHKFRVMPTGMLRGKKGVIGNGVVLDPAVLIQEIEMLRQTGVEPDLLISDRVHLVTPFQIQVDALEEEARGSAGIGTTKRGIGPTYSDKVSRYGVRLCDMLGESSRDRWDVLRRFSLLKTRQLSGGRETQNAEDSYYDYHEKVQLLSRYVGDSGEFLHSAIVAGKRVLFEGAQGTLLDIDHGTYPFVTSSSCVAASASSGTGVGPDLIGDVMGVYKAYVTRVGSGPFPTELLDATGQLIRERGGEFGTVTGRPRRCGWLDLVALKYAVRVNGAKHLCMTKADVLGGLSPIRVCVAYEIDGSECSSFPSSPERLSRAVPVLQDFRGWTLEGSRVIREIPAGLREYVGFIDSFVGRPTTLLSYGPQREQTIDLNPS
- a CDS encoding GTP-binding protein, whose amino-acid sequence is MFKLVALGDGAVGKTSCIKRWTEGSFSERYIMTIGTTFALKTVAVDMPDGSRVTARVVLWDLAGQPTYNELRRRYMAGASMAMIVYDVTRPQTFLDIGEWFTKLHTVCPNAVVAVIANKIDRPDRLVPPEAGLMVGDWLGVLHYETSAKTGQNIDEMFSELVYRTVLKQREVAGIESGLHKIVVPEREW